In Anaerolineae bacterium, one genomic interval encodes:
- a CDS encoding sugar ABC transporter permease has protein sequence MTASTDNTARPLLIPRLQWNRQAREDIAGYLFISPWLIGFIIFTVGPFIASFIFSLFNTNLINKFEFVGLGNYVELLKNEIWWKSLYNTCFLAFFGLATGIPLGLAIALLLNEQVAGLKIFRTTFYLPSVVAGVAVFLIWITIFDYNYGLLNSFVEALGLPPQRWLTSSEWVKPSMVLMSWWGVGGGVILYLAGLQAIPKELYEAAELDGAARPQRFRRITLPMLSPTIFFMLITGIIGSLQTFVGPLVMTGGGPNYASTTVVLWLYYNGFRYFKMGYASAMAWVLFFIIAMFSALVFRSSSAWVYYEGEILGKRG, from the coding sequence ATGACAGCATCCACCGACAACACCGCCCGTCCCTTGCTCATCCCCAGGTTGCAGTGGAACCGGCAAGCGCGGGAGGACATCGCCGGCTACCTCTTCATCTCACCCTGGTTGATCGGCTTCATTATCTTCACCGTCGGCCCCTTTATCGCTTCCTTCATTTTCAGCCTCTTTAACACCAACCTGATCAACAAGTTCGAGTTCGTGGGCCTGGGCAATTACGTCGAGCTGCTCAAGAACGAGATCTGGTGGAAGAGCCTCTACAACACCTGCTTTCTGGCCTTCTTCGGGCTAGCCACCGGCATCCCACTTGGCCTAGCGATCGCCTTGCTCCTCAACGAGCAGGTGGCCGGGCTCAAGATCTTCCGCACTACGTTCTACCTGCCTTCGGTTGTCGCGGGCGTGGCTGTCTTTCTTATCTGGATTACCATTTTCGACTACAACTATGGCCTATTGAACAGTTTCGTTGAGGCCCTCGGCCTGCCGCCACAACGGTGGCTGACCAGTTCGGAGTGGGTGAAACCCTCGATGGTGTTGATGAGCTGGTGGGGGGTTGGCGGTGGCGTCATCCTTTACCTGGCTGGCCTGCAGGCCATCCCGAAGGAGCTCTACGAGGCCGCAGAGCTAGACGGAGCAGCGCGACCACAGCGCTTCCGCCGCATCACCCTGCCCATGCTCTCGCCGACCATCTTCTTCATGCTCATCACTGGCATCATTGGCTCGCTGCAGACCTTTGTCGGCCCCCTGGTGATGACGGGGGGCGGCCCCAACTACGCCTCGACCACCGTGGTGCTGTGGCTGTACTACAACGGCTTCCGTTACTTCAAAATGGGATATGCATCGGCCATGGCTTGGGTGCTGTTCTTCATTATCGCCATGTTCTCCGCATTGGTGTTTCGCTCCTCGAGCGCCTGGGTCTACTACGAAGGTGAGATCCTGGGCAAGCGGGGCTAG
- a CDS encoding carbohydrate ABC transporter permease, with product MKGTNVHYARKRESIFGRYRLRHLLGRAIIYTVLISLSIVYLLPLFWMISTSLKPAGQVTIYPVKWIPDPVRWQNYVEAWNLYPFTKFTFNSLFIVIMTVIGAIASCTLIAYGFGRVRFRGRNVLFFVLLSSMMLPGAVTMIPVYVLFAKLSWVDTYKPLIVPSYFGSAYYVFFLRQFMMSLPLELDEAARIDGAGHLTTLTRVILPLIKPPLVAVGIFTAFDRWNDFFGPLLYLSSREKFTFVLALRALQVDTVYGSHYEWLMALSLIQLAPMITIYFLAQRYFIEGLSITGVRG from the coding sequence ATGAAGGGCACCAACGTCCACTACGCGCGCAAGAGGGAAAGCATCTTCGGTAGGTACCGGCTGCGCCACCTTCTGGGGCGAGCGATCATATACACTGTCCTCATAAGCCTCAGCATCGTCTACCTGCTCCCCCTGTTTTGGATGATCTCCACTTCCCTCAAGCCGGCCGGGCAGGTGACCATCTACCCGGTGAAATGGATCCCTGACCCGGTGCGCTGGCAGAATTACGTGGAGGCCTGGAACCTCTATCCCTTCACCAAGTTCACCTTCAACTCGCTCTTCATCGTCATCATGACGGTCATCGGTGCCATCGCCTCATGCACTCTCATTGCCTATGGCTTTGGCAGGGTACGATTCCGCGGGCGGAACGTCCTCTTCTTTGTACTTCTCAGCAGCATGATGTTGCCCGGCGCCGTCACCATGATCCCGGTCTACGTGCTCTTCGCCAAGCTGAGCTGGGTGGACACGTACAAGCCGCTCATCGTGCCCTCCTACTTCGGCAGCGCTTACTACGTCTTCTTCTTGCGCCAGTTCATGATGAGCTTGCCGCTGGAGCTGGACGAGGCAGCGCGCATAGACGGCGCCGGCCATTTGACCACGCTCACCAGAGTCATCCTTCCTCTGATCAAGCCGCCCCTTGTCGCTGTGGGCATATTCACCGCCTTTGATCGCTGGAACGATTTCTTTGGTCCGCTGCTATATCTGAGCAGCCGCGAGAAGTTTACCTTCGTGTTGGCGCTGCGCGCTCTCCAAGTCGACACCGTCTATGGCTCCCACTACGAGTGGTTGATGGCGCTCTCGCTTATCCAACTGGCGCCGATGATAACCATCTACTTCCTGGCCCAGCGCTATTTCATTGAGGGCCTCTCCATCACCGGCGTGCGCGGCTGA
- a CDS encoding response regulator: MITPEQAREALLLLYIPQGLADCELARLLPETRDTGDPLARAQAVRGKLLDAIAALRSNLRSGLPASASRAYDCLRLRYVSGFSVEEVARRLSLSERQAYRDLRFAEEQLCYLLQPGPAPQLDQVPTDSERQADDVLSEEIRALAHKPEPVHLVELVRSAIDTVSRLAERQGVSVQLMAPRKNIMVTATPAVLREVLTQVLSCLLQSQPDETINVALEGDDKVATIIIPMRRPEELSKRDLLQSALRVADVQGVEHELAASAGGLTLRLRVPSAKRRRVAIVEDNPGACALYERYLANSEWEPVTVPHPRLAVDITASRQVEAVILDIMMAEADGWDVLQALKLNPRTSAVPVIVCSVVNDPELGMALGAAAYLTKPISRRDLLKSLRQLAQQRTPAVGDVNTPGSVQEAPPR; encoded by the coding sequence ATGATCACACCGGAGCAAGCTCGTGAGGCGCTCCTTCTCCTCTACATTCCCCAGGGCCTGGCTGATTGCGAGCTGGCTAGGCTCTTGCCGGAAACACGGGACACCGGTGACCCTCTGGCGAGGGCTCAGGCTGTGCGAGGCAAGCTCTTGGACGCCATTGCTGCCTTGCGCTCCAACCTGCGCAGCGGCCTGCCTGCCTCAGCGAGCCGTGCCTACGATTGCCTTAGGTTGCGCTATGTCTCCGGCTTCAGCGTCGAGGAGGTGGCCCGCCGGCTTTCTCTCAGTGAGCGCCAGGCATATCGCGATCTGCGCTTCGCCGAGGAACAACTGTGCTACTTGCTTCAGCCTGGCCCAGCTCCTCAACTAGACCAAGTCCCTACCGATAGCGAACGCCAGGCGGATGATGTACTGAGCGAGGAGATCCGCGCCCTGGCTCACAAGCCGGAGCCGGTGCATCTGGTGGAATTGGTGCGCTCGGCCATTGATACGGTGTCGCGCCTGGCGGAAAGGCAGGGCGTCTCCGTGCAGCTGATGGCTCCCCGCAAGAACATAATGGTCACCGCCACTCCCGCGGTACTGCGTGAAGTTCTGACGCAAGTGCTCAGTTGCTTATTGCAGAGCCAACCTGATGAAACCATCAACGTGGCCCTTGAGGGCGATGACAAAGTGGCCACGATCATCATACCGATGAGGCGCCCCGAAGAACTATCCAAGCGCGACCTACTGCAGTCGGCCCTCAGAGTGGCGGATGTTCAGGGCGTGGAGCACGAGCTGGCTGCGAGCGCAGGCGGCTTGACACTGCGCTTGCGAGTGCCGTCAGCCAAGCGCCGGCGCGTGGCCATAGTAGAGGACAATCCGGGAGCTTGCGCTCTCTACGAGCGCTACCTGGCCAACAGCGAGTGGGAGCCCGTGACCGTGCCCCACCCGCGCCTGGCCGTGGACATCACCGCCTCCAGGCAAGTGGAGGCCGTCATACTGGACATCATGATGGCGGAGGCGGACGGTTGGGACGTCCTGCAGGCGCTGAAGCTGAACCCCCGTACCAGCGCCGTGCCGGTCATAGTCTGCTCCGTGGTGAACGACCCTGAACTTGGGATGGCCTTAGGTGCAGCCGCTTACTTGACTAAGCCAATCTCCCGCCGCGATCTGCTCAAGAGCCTGCGACAACTGGCTCAGCAACGTACGCCGGCCGTAGGTGATGTAAACACGCCCGGATCAGTGCAAGAAGCTCCTCCTCGCTGA
- a CDS encoding Gfo/Idh/MocA family oxidoreductase, with amino-acid sequence MSSRDLSNGRPVRVAIVGVGSQGMGFLHALRLVPEQFEVVGVADVRPGQLEQAARRYEVTRTTSNWREFLEDRTVDLMYFGTPGDQHSENALAALAAGKHVYIEKPVTCNTNDARQALELAREHQLTVMVCMNVRQYWPFPIIKRFVDDGLLGDIFFAQQDYLHDCRYVLMPDSPRFWSTNERPINFHRESAIHPLDTLVWLLGPIKRVWAQQVEGIVAQRNPGLLRPSDCVSLELEFCRPNMIGRSLTNVGYIGYYAFPYYSISLYGTEGTALPQGIFLGRDNNQDYEQVHDPERQVLIQYTQELHDQLGITSDIPIVPYEYQPGDPSHVACHLRLFKLLLPALRRRQPVDPGLGSNARLLAVLEAAQRSLETAQFEVVDYTGLETVS; translated from the coding sequence GTGAGCAGCCGCGATCTATCGAATGGGCGGCCGGTGAGAGTGGCCATAGTCGGCGTCGGCAGCCAGGGCATGGGCTTCCTGCACGCGCTGCGCCTGGTGCCGGAGCAGTTCGAGGTGGTGGGCGTGGCCGATGTAAGGCCCGGCCAACTGGAGCAGGCTGCTAGGCGCTACGAGGTTACACGCACTACCAGCAACTGGCGCGAGTTCCTAGAAGACAGAACTGTGGACCTGATGTACTTCGGCACACCTGGCGACCAGCATTCTGAAAACGCACTTGCAGCGCTGGCAGCCGGCAAGCATGTCTACATCGAGAAGCCGGTCACCTGCAATACCAACGATGCTCGTCAGGCCCTGGAATTGGCTCGCGAGCACCAGCTTACTGTTATGGTGTGCATGAATGTCAGGCAGTATTGGCCTTTTCCGATCATCAAACGCTTTGTTGACGACGGGCTGCTGGGCGACATTTTCTTCGCTCAGCAGGACTACCTGCACGATTGCCGCTACGTGCTTATGCCCGATAGCCCCCGCTTCTGGAGCACCAACGAGAGGCCGATAAACTTCCACCGCGAGTCCGCCATCCACCCGCTTGACACCCTAGTGTGGTTGCTAGGCCCTATCAAGAGGGTGTGGGCGCAGCAAGTCGAGGGCATAGTCGCACAGAGGAACCCCGGCCTCTTGCGCCCGAGCGACTGTGTCTCGCTGGAACTGGAGTTCTGCCGGCCCAATATGATCGGCCGCAGCCTCACCAATGTGGGCTACATCGGCTACTACGCTTTCCCCTACTACTCCATAAGCCTCTATGGCACCGAGGGTACGGCTTTGCCACAGGGCATCTTCTTGGGCCGAGACAACAATCAGGATTACGAGCAGGTGCACGATCCCGAACGCCAAGTGCTTATCCAATACACGCAGGAGCTACATGACCAGTTGGGCATAACCTCGGACATCCCCATTGTGCCCTATGAGTATCAGCCCGGGGACCCTAGTCATGTCGCCTGCCACTTGCGTCTATTCAAGCTACTGTTGCCGGCCTTACGGCGGCGACAGCCGGTTGATCCGGGTCTGGGCTCGAACGCGAGGTTGCTGGCGGTTCTTGAGGCAGCTCAGCGCTCGCTAGAGACCGCGCAGTTCGAGGTAGTGGACTACACAGGCTTAGAAACAGTGTCCTAG
- a CDS encoding sugar ABC transporter substrate-binding protein, producing the protein MQRRSSRRSFLRAAGALTGAAVLSACATAAPQTVKETVVVREEVVVTATLEPSALDRSRQVTLTVAAYGSPSHQRYGDTLKALFEKNNPSVTLKMEYWMGDDQSFLDSMTARLVAGNPPDVGFAGGLSWVQQFLATGGILDLRPFWDLVSQEEKDDFYPGPLAIYTGKGGELWAIPHRVFAETVYFWKPAFDEVGLEYPGEDWTYEDVLLAAKQTQKEADDRVVRWGWENWASYGDMWHMAPAVWAYGGDWFNPDYTQFIADSPEALAGLQVLHDFIWKEKVAPAPSMLSQQQTDTYTMFATGFYGMWMQGSWAYGNLRDKVRGTENANAWDIARLPKGPKGRCTPLASNPVYAFKATKEPQWTWELVKFWSSTEAMSIAALVFGTDGARKSAAGASKDPSQPPEHADRISAEMAECGKPAPQPPHYSEVMDTFSNIMQQTFADNKMPVEQAVAEAKKKIEEILAQPE; encoded by the coding sequence ATGCAGAGGAGATCCAGCAGACGTTCGTTCTTGCGGGCAGCCGGGGCGTTGACCGGTGCAGCGGTGCTCTCGGCATGCGCTACTGCTGCCCCACAGACGGTGAAGGAGACCGTAGTGGTGAGGGAGGAGGTCGTGGTTACGGCCACACTCGAGCCCTCCGCCCTAGACCGCAGCAGGCAGGTTACGTTGACAGTCGCCGCGTACGGCTCACCTTCGCACCAACGGTATGGTGACACGCTCAAAGCGCTCTTCGAGAAGAACAATCCAAGCGTAACGCTCAAGATGGAATACTGGATGGGCGATGATCAGTCCTTCCTGGACAGCATGACCGCCCGATTGGTCGCCGGCAACCCACCCGACGTTGGTTTCGCCGGTGGTCTCTCTTGGGTACAGCAGTTCCTGGCCACCGGGGGCATCCTGGACCTAAGACCTTTCTGGGATCTCGTGAGCCAGGAAGAAAAGGATGACTTCTACCCTGGGCCGTTGGCCATCTATACGGGCAAGGGTGGCGAGCTCTGGGCCATCCCTCACCGGGTCTTCGCCGAGACGGTGTACTTCTGGAAGCCAGCCTTCGATGAGGTAGGGCTGGAGTACCCTGGTGAGGACTGGACCTACGAGGACGTACTCCTTGCAGCCAAGCAGACACAGAAGGAAGCTGACGACCGGGTGGTGCGCTGGGGATGGGAGAATTGGGCCAGCTACGGCGATATGTGGCACATGGCTCCTGCAGTCTGGGCCTACGGGGGCGACTGGTTCAATCCAGACTACACGCAGTTCATCGCTGATTCCCCGGAGGCGCTCGCAGGGTTGCAGGTGCTGCATGATTTCATATGGAAGGAGAAGGTAGCGCCGGCTCCTTCCATGCTCTCTCAACAACAGACCGACACGTACACTATGTTCGCTACCGGTTTCTACGGTATGTGGATGCAGGGATCCTGGGCATATGGCAACCTGCGAGATAAAGTGAGGGGCACCGAAAACGCCAACGCTTGGGACATCGCTCGCCTGCCCAAGGGGCCGAAGGGGCGCTGCACTCCCCTTGCCAGCAATCCTGTGTACGCTTTCAAGGCGACCAAGGAGCCCCAGTGGACCTGGGAGCTTGTCAAGTTCTGGAGCAGCACGGAGGCGATGTCGATAGCTGCACTGGTTTTTGGCACCGACGGAGCCCGCAAGTCTGCGGCCGGTGCGTCCAAGGACCCCAGCCAGCCACCAGAGCACGCTGATCGCATCTCGGCGGAGATGGCCGAGTGCGGCAAGCCAGCGCCCCAGCCGCCTCATTACAGCGAGGTGATGGATACCTTCAGCAACATCATGCAGCAAACCTTCGCCGATAACAAGATGCCGGTGGAGCAAGCGGTGGCCGAAGCCAAGAAGAAGATCGAGGAGATCTTGGCCCAACCCGAGTAG